The following proteins come from a genomic window of bacterium:
- a CDS encoding site-specific DNA-methyltransferase: MGKINVNTDICDVSLSELKPAPYNPRSISEEAMVGLRHSLEKFGVVDLLVVNKRNMRIISGHQRYKILQAEGVEKVKAIMVDVDDISEMAMNVTLNSQEIVGSFTEAIIPLLEKLRTEGGDAYINLRLQELREQLRDFENENNGDGTTLPDDMPEAPKTVITKPGDLWILGDHRLLCGDSTKEEDVVRLMDGHKADLFATDPPYCVDYTGKDRPNGGKDWTDVYKEIDIPDAKAFMRDFYSLGLKFIKPNTAMYLWHASKRRRDIEDVCDELNILIHQQIVWVKPCIILTYSFYSWRHEPCLLLWVKGSKPPYRPKDKSIGSVWTVDFVKQGDPTTPEYYTDIWELDWEGKKRGNKIAEHPTVKPTECFAIPMRVHTKVGDICYEPFSGSGSQIIAGERLNRRVFAMELEPFFVDVAVKRWEEFTGKKARKA, translated from the coding sequence ATGGGAAAGATTAATGTAAACACTGACATATGTGATGTCAGTCTGTCAGAGCTAAAACCAGCGCCGTATAACCCGAGATCGATTTCGGAAGAGGCTATGGTGGGATTGCGTCATTCACTGGAGAAGTTTGGTGTAGTTGATTTGCTGGTAGTCAATAAACGTAATATGCGGATTATATCAGGTCATCAGCGGTATAAGATTTTGCAAGCGGAAGGAGTTGAAAAAGTAAAAGCGATCATGGTTGATGTGGATGACATTAGCGAGATGGCAATGAACGTGACATTAAATTCGCAGGAGATAGTGGGATCATTTACTGAAGCCATTATACCGTTGCTCGAGAAGTTAAGAACAGAGGGCGGGGATGCGTATATCAATTTACGGCTACAAGAATTACGGGAACAGCTTAGAGACTTTGAAAATGAGAATAATGGAGATGGTACAACATTGCCTGATGATATGCCGGAAGCGCCTAAAACGGTTATTACAAAACCCGGAGATTTATGGATACTTGGTGATCATAGATTATTATGCGGGGACAGTACAAAAGAAGAAGATGTCGTACGATTAATGGATGGGCATAAAGCAGACTTGTTTGCGACTGATCCGCCGTACTGTGTTGATTACACAGGTAAAGATAGACCTAACGGAGGAAAGGACTGGACGGATGTTTACAAAGAAATTGATATCCCGGACGCTAAAGCATTTATGCGTGATTTTTATTCGTTGGGATTAAAATTTATTAAACCAAACACAGCGATGTATTTGTGGCACGCATCGAAACGTAGACGTGACATTGAAGATGTATGTGACGAACTGAATATTCTTATCCACCAGCAAATTGTTTGGGTGAAACCATGCATAATTTTGACATACTCATTTTATTCATGGAGACATGAGCCGTGTTTGCTTTTGTGGGTTAAAGGATCAAAACCACCATATCGACCGAAAGATAAATCAATCGGGAGTGTATGGACGGTTGACTTTGTCAAACAAGGTGATCCGACAACACCTGAATATTATACAGATATTTGGGAACTGGATTGGGAAGGAAAAAAGAGAGGGAATAAGATTGCGGAACATCCTACTGTTAAACCAACAGAATGTTTTGCGATCCCTATGCGGGTACATACAAAGGTAGGTGATATTTGTTATGAACCGTTTAGCGGTTCAGGATCGCAAATCATTGCAGGGGAAAGGCTTAACAGACGAGTATTTGCCATGGAACTCGAACCGTTCTTTGTAGATGTTGCGGTTAAACGATGGGAAGAGTTTACAGGTAAAAAGGCAAGGAAAGCGTAA
- a CDS encoding helix-turn-helix domain-containing protein, translated as MAEEKPKQNLSEIARKKRYLHLIEKIHSGKPLSNREIRELEEFEKEPQSDTIVKSAEEVAEVMDVSERTIYRWRNEGMPVTKDGYYDLEKIRIWVEEKEKASNESGKIFWEAKIRKYKATLLEIDLKKAQNELVLREEVEKAEVARIIAVKRSFLALPTRMAPILAMKEPREIETLLYEEIGEIIDEFAGVKNEDIDTRQNDMEKSS; from the coding sequence ATGGCTGAAGAAAAACCAAAACAGAATCTATCGGAGATAGCACGAAAAAAACGGTATTTGCATTTAATTGAGAAAATCCATAGTGGAAAACCATTATCCAATAGGGAAATTCGGGAACTCGAAGAATTCGAGAAAGAACCTCAAAGCGATACGATAGTGAAGTCAGCAGAGGAAGTTGCAGAAGTCATGGACGTATCAGAGAGGACGATCTATAGGTGGCGCAATGAAGGAATGCCGGTAACTAAAGACGGATATTATGATCTTGAGAAAATTCGCATATGGGTTGAAGAAAAGGAAAAAGCGTCGAACGAATCAGGCAAAATATTCTGGGAAGCTAAGATCCGTAAATACAAAGCAACATTACTTGAAATCGATCTCAAAAAAGCACAAAACGAATTGGTTTTGAGAGAAGAAGTGGAGAAAGCGGAGGTCGCACGTATTATAGCTGTTAAGCGATCATTTTTAGCGTTACCGACACGGATGGCACCGATACTTGCGATGAAAGAACCCAGAGAAATTGAAACGCTTTTATACGAGGAAATTGGAGAGATTATTGATGAG